A region from the Aegilops tauschii subsp. strangulata cultivar AL8/78 chromosome 5, Aet v6.0, whole genome shotgun sequence genome encodes:
- the LOC109774397 gene encoding polyubiquitin-like: MEVTFETTQGRRFVVEIWYFSTVRRIKEYILKQEGIPVESQRLFFQGKELEDDRDTEYYPIVEGSHVLIVLPDGSPAAAVTAAADGHAAGAPGAVVHVVASGPALGQGRSVALELDASCTVARLKEMLQERTDGALPATKVSVFLDKAEMEDDKALVEFEPSSAEGMKMEVRVVVRQLPPSPACNNGNGAAKVNNKLQQRMSVEVKWGAKTATLEVSDMDAVKELRAELGSAAPHLLLPNDGAYFFIYKQNVMEEERTLRWHDVKTGDTIEIFNGRVTGGA, translated from the coding sequence ATGGAGGTGACGTTCGAGACGACGCAGGGCCGCCGATTCGTCGTCGAGATTTGGTATTTCTCCACCGTGCGGAGGATCAAGGAGTACATCCTGAAGCAGGAGGGCATCCCCGTGGAGTCCCAGCGCCTCTTCTTCCAGGGCAAGGAGCTCGAGGACGACCGCGACACCGAGTACTACCCCATCGTGGAGGGATCCCACGTGCTCATCGTCCTGCCGGATGGctctcccgccgccgccgtcaccgccGCCGCTGACGGCCATGCCGCAGGCGCCCCCGGCGCCGTCGTCCATGTCGTCGCCTCCGGGCCGGCCCTCGGCCAGGGCCGCAGCGTCGCGCTCGAACTGGACGCGTCCTGCACCGTCGCCCGTCTCAAGGAGATGCTCCAGGAGCGCACGGACGGCGCGCTGCCCGCCACCAAGGTGAGCGTGTTCTTGGACAAGGCCGAGATGGAGGATGACAAGGCGCTGGTGGAGTTCGAGCCGTCGTCGGCTGAGGGAATGAAGATGGAGGTGCGCGTGGTCGTGCGCCAGCTGCCGCCGTCGCCAGCGTGCAACAACGGGAACGGGGCGGCCAAGGTTAATAACAAGCTGCAGCAGAGGATGTCTGTGGAGGTCAAGTGGGGCGCCAAGACCGCGACGCTGGAGGTGAGCGACATGGACGCCGTCAAGGAGCTGCGGGCGGAGCTGGGCAGCGCGGCGCCGCACCTCCTCCTGCCCAACGACGGCGCCTACTTCTTCATCTACAAGCAGAACGTCATGGAGGAGGAGCGCACGCTGCGCTGGCACGACGTCAAGACCGGCGACACCATCGAGATCTTCAACGGCAGGGTCACCGGAGGCGCTTGA